The sequence below is a genomic window from Prochlorococcus marinus CUG1438.
AAAGTATAAATTTGCTTCAAACTACCAGTCCAAGTTCCTTATTACTTTCTTCTTGTGAAGAATCTATAAAAGACTGGCTTAACAAAAAAAGTTTATCAAAATATCAAAAAAGAATTTTAGAAGCAAAAAGTATCTACAAGAAATTAATTAACAAGAATATCCCTCTTATTGAAACCCAAGATCCTTTAAAAATAATATTAAATACATCTAAGGTTGGTATTGATGGTTTCACAGCTGACAATTTTTTTTATAAAAATGGCCTTATTGCTGAATTGCCAGAAATGACATCCCTCACTTTTTGCTTAGGATTTGCAATTCAAAATGATTTTGTTAATTTATTTGAAAAGTTATGGAATAGATTACTATTACATTCCAAAAGAACAAAAAATATTAAAGTGTTGCAATCTCCCTTCAAGTTAGTTCAGAAACCAGAGATTGAAATTGGCATTGCTTGGAGAAGTAAAACTCAAAGTATTCCTTTCTCACAGTCATTAAATAAAATTTCTGGAGATATTATTTGTCCTTATCCTCCGGGGATACCTCTACTAGTTCCTGGAGAAAGGATAGACCTTGATAGGTTTAACTGGATAAAAAATCAAAGTGCATATAATAAAGATCTGGTAGATTTTAATATAGGAGTTATCTAAACTTAGAAATCTGATATGAGATTAAGAAGCGGATTACTTATAGGAATTTTTGGTTTAATTGTTGTTTTACTGGGAGGATGGTTTTTTACATTAGCAATTGCATTACTTACTTATTTAGCATTATTAGAGTTTTTTCGTATGGCTGAATTTAAAGGGATAAAACCAGCAACAAAAACTACATTATTTTCATGCTTAGTAATTATAGTTACTACTTATCTTGAGACCATAGGTTTGCTTGAAGGTGAGATATCAAATTCAATTTTACCTGTCTGTTCAGTTGGAATATGCACATGGTTACTTTTACAACCAAAATCTGGAACGATTTCAGATATCGCAGCCTCAATTTTTGGTTTATTTTATTTGGGTTTCCTACCCAGCTACTGGATTAAGTTAAGAGGATTAGAATCAGTTGTATTAAGTTCAAATCAAAATTTTATTTCTCTTGAAAGTTTGTCAAATACTAGAGGACTTCATTTAACTTTAACTTCTTGTTTTTTAATTGTTGCTAGTGATATTGGATCTTATTTTATTGGGAAGTCATTTGGCAAAAGATCCCTGTCTCCAATCTCTCCAAGCAAGACGATAGAGGGTTTAATTGGTGGAATAGCTTGCTCAATTTTACTTGCAATTTTCTTTGCATTTTTACTTAATTGGGAGAATCCATTAATGTTTGGAATCTTATATGGAATTTTAATTTCTCTTATGGCATTAGTTGGAGATTTAATTGAATCAATGATGAAAAGAGACGCAAAAATAAAAGATTCGGGAACTTTTTTACCAGGACATGGAGGTATTCTTGATCGAATTGACAGCTACATCTTTACTCCATCTGTTTTATATTACATCTTTATAATTCTCAAGTATCTTAATTAAGAAATCACTTAATTACAAAAATAATCTTGAATTATTTTACTGGACAATGAGGGTAAATCAATATGTGGAAGATGCCCACAATTTTGCAAACCTACAAAATTTAATTTTTTAATTTTTTTTATATT
It includes:
- a CDS encoding phosphatidate cytidylyltransferase: MRLRSGLLIGIFGLIVVLLGGWFFTLAIALLTYLALLEFFRMAEFKGIKPATKTTLFSCLVIIVTTYLETIGLLEGEISNSILPVCSVGICTWLLLQPKSGTISDIAASIFGLFYLGFLPSYWIKLRGLESVVLSSNQNFISLESLSNTRGLHLTLTSCFLIVASDIGSYFIGKSFGKRSLSPISPSKTIEGLIGGIACSILLAIFFAFLLNWENPLMFGILYGILISLMALVGDLIESMMKRDAKIKDSGTFLPGHGGILDRIDSYIFTPSVLYYIFIILKYLN